A region of the Chryseobacterium gotjawalense genome:
CTAATGCGGCTTTACTCTGTTTATTACCAGTTACTCTTTGGCCACCGCCGCCACCGCCCCATACTTCAACTGTAATAGAATTGACATCGCAGGGAGCCGTCCAGGTACCAGATCCAGGAGAAGAAAGCGTTACAGTGGTCTGTGCCTGGAAAAGCGATAAAAAAGAAGTGAATAAAATAAAAGCAAAAAGCTTTCGGAACAAAAGAATAATAATTTTTTTCATATAGAGTTACTCAGTTTTTTTTAGCATATAACCACATTATTACTTTGGAAAAACTTCCAAAGAACTCAATATCAAATTTTTTTTTCAGGATTTGTGTGTTGTATTAACGAAATAAAGAACCACAATGGCTAATTAGGCAGTGGCACTTTATAAAAGTTGAAAGAATAATTAAATAGAGCACGCAGTTCGGTATTACTTAGGCGGTACAACGCCATGTTTTGACTCCGGTATGCAAAGAATAAATGATTATTCATATCGTATTTTTAAAGCGATTAGATCATCATTTGTGAACTGCAAAGATAATAGTTTTATCCAATGTACCAAATATGTTTCTGAAATCAGATTTCCGCCTTGTTATACTACGTCTTGTATTTTAATTGAATTATTTATAAGCCTTTACAGGCATTCTCTTTCATTTTGATTTGATCGTTGTAATTGCAGAACTAATTCCAGTATCTTTTTATTGTATCTCCAAGGAGATTAAAAGTTTCAGAATCCTGTAAATTGCAGTATGCGGAAAGCCAGGAAGTAAACCTGTCAGGCGGCAGAAAATTGGCGCGGCAGAAACAAAAAAGTCTCAGACCTTCGAAAAGATCTGAGACCGGCATTTTATCCTGAAAAAACTGCTATTTAATAATCTTCTTCGCGGTGATCCGCCCGTTATGGTCAATTTTAAGAATATAGATCCCGTTTACCATAAAACCTGAATCAATGACCGCCGTTGTGCTGTTCGGCTGCACTTTATACAGCAACCTGCCGGTCAGATCATACAGTTCCAGATCTTTGATATTGGTGTTTTGTGCTTTGACCACGAAACTGGTACCGTCTCTGTACACCACCAATTCCTCTCTGGTGGTTGAATCTGTAACCAAAAAAGTATCGGACTGATAAATGATTTCAAACCGGCCCGTACTTTCACCCGCGTTTGCGGAAAAAGTATAAGTTCCCTGACTGAGGTTGGTGATAGTTCCGGTCTGTTTGTCTTTAAGGTAAACTGGCTGCATCTCTGCAAAGATCCCTTCAGCAGTATCAATACTGATGGTATAATCCCCATTAACAAGATGCTGCATTCCGAGTTGAATGACCGCCGTGTTTTCAAAACTGCTCCGGCCGTCGATGGCTAATTTTTCACCACCGGCAAGACTGTAGACGGCATCTGAACCGCCCATGGTTCTGGAGTCTTCCGGACCGAAAAGATTGTTCCCGGCGGCATAATGTACCACTGCAATCGTAGAAGCAATCCCCGAAGGTGTCTTCATCTGAAGCCAGTACCTGTCAACCTGAAGAGCCGGACTCCCCTTTCCGAGAAAATCAACAGGTGAAGCGTCCTTCGTTCTGATACTGTTGTTGAATATGAAATCATAATTGCTTTTTAATGATCTCGTCATGAAGCCCTGCCCTACTTTCACAATTTTTGAAGGAACTTTAGAAGACAGACCTGATTGGGTTCCTGTCCCATCGGGACCGGTCAATACATTGTATATCGCATAAGCTACTCCACTATAACCACTTCCCTGCTGCTCAAAGAGCGTATTGCCATTATTATTCCAGAAATAAAAAGTGGGACTGATATTCGGGGATATAATTTGTGAACTGCCTGTTTTACCCCCATTGATATTATACAATAGCTGCAGATCGATATTGGAAGGATAAGGGTTACCCACGAGATTATAGCCATAGGTAGTTACTGTGGGATTCGAGTCTTTGTTGGTAATAGGTAAAGTAATAATTCCGTTTTGTGGCACGCCTTTATAGGTTGCTGTTACGGTAGCTATTCCGCTTCCTGTAGGTTCTTTCACTGCCAAACCTCTGCCCGGAACATTCACGCCCGAGGAATTATAGAACATATTATTGGTTTCGTTATGGTAAAGCACATAAGTGGTTCCGGGATAAATGGTTTTATAAGACTCTCCTGATTGAAAAGCCACAGGGGAGCCCACAAAATTGTATTGTTCTCTGGTGGCGCTTATTTTGAATTCACGTTTAGAGGTAATCGGTTGGCCTGTAAAAATACCGTTATCATTTACCTGTATTAAGTTTCCGTCGCTTTCTACGGTAACCGTTCCATAGTTGGTGATATTGTTGAGCACTTGTACAAAAGTATCTTTTGAAACCGTAAGCGTACTACCAAGTGCTACCTCGCAGGAACACGCATCGAAAGAGCCTTCGGAAGCGGTATTGTAATTCTCCTGGATTTTAGCCGTACGATGGTTGGCAAAAGAAGGGATGTCAGCTGACCACACTCCACTTTTATATACCGTTTCGCCACCCACCGTAATAGTCACCAATTGTTCATTAGAAAACGGTAAAGGAATCGAAGTCACTAATTTGAAAACATAATCACCCGCAACGGTCAAAGCTGGAAGAACGGGATTCCGGGTATTCGTGGTGGGAAAATTTAAACCAGAACCAGAAGGCTTTGAGACCAAACTCCAGGTATAAGTGATCACTCCAAGATTAGTTCCATATTGCACTGCGTTTCCAAATAAAGTGGGTTGAATGGCGCTACCATAACACAAAGCGGAGGGGTAAGCGCCGGGGCTGGCGCGCAAACTTCCTCCAAGTCCGTTTACCATATTGAAGTCTCCGGCTGCGGTATTTCCTTTTCCTTTTCCTACGCACGAGGTATATTTAATATCACCCATAAACAAAGCAGTATTTGCATTACAAGTACTGTTATCTGTTGAATCAAGTCCCAAAACATAAGTATTGGAACATAACTTTGGACCGGTTATAATTAACGCGGCATTATTCGCAAGATATACGCCAATCTTATCGGCCCATACCATAGATCCTCCTTTTATCCATAATTTATTTGTAGTACTTAAGGTAAGTTGACTTTTAATCATCAATACTCCTGAAACGGTGAGATCTCCAATTTTGAAAGCTGATGGAGACGAAGGAGTAGATATGGTATGACAATTTACGATGGTCACCGAATAACTGCCAGCTGTTTTCCCTGGATAATCTGTGGTAGATGCTACCCAAGTTTCAGGTGACATTGAAGTACATTTCTCCCATGTGCCTGGAGTAATCCAATCTCCACTAATTTTCGATCTAAAATCTCCTGCGGCTTGCGCATTGAGCAACTGAAAAGCAAGCAGGAAATACATCAGGAGCGATGCTCCCCAAGAGGTATTTTTTTTCATCATTCATGTTTTTGTGTCATTGTAAAAATAGACTTAAAAACGAA
Encoded here:
- a CDS encoding T9SS type A sorting domain-containing protein, whose product is MMKKNTSWGASLLMYFLLAFQLLNAQAAGDFRSKISGDWITPGTWEKCTSMSPETWVASTTDYPGKTAGSYSVTIVNCHTISTPSSPSAFKIGDLTVSGVLMIKSQLTLSTTNKLWIKGGSMVWADKIGVYLANNAALIITGPKLCSNTYVLGLDSTDNSTCNANTALFMGDIKYTSCVGKGKGNTAAGDFNMVNGLGGSLRASPGAYPSALCYGSAIQPTLFGNAVQYGTNLGVITYTWSLVSKPSGSGLNFPTTNTRNPVLPALTVAGDYVFKLVTSIPLPFSNEQLVTITVGGETVYKSGVWSADIPSFANHRTAKIQENYNTASEGSFDACSCEVALGSTLTVSKDTFVQVLNNITNYGTVTVESDGNLIQVNDNGIFTGQPITSKREFKISATREQYNFVGSPVAFQSGESYKTIYPGTTYVLYHNETNNMFYNSSGVNVPGRGLAVKEPTGSGIATVTATYKGVPQNGIITLPITNKDSNPTVTTYGYNLVGNPYPSNIDLQLLYNINGGKTGSSQIISPNISPTFYFWNNNGNTLFEQQGSGYSGVAYAIYNVLTGPDGTGTQSGLSSKVPSKIVKVGQGFMTRSLKSNYDFIFNNSIRTKDASPVDFLGKGSPALQVDRYWLQMKTPSGIASTIAVVHYAAGNNLFGPEDSRTMGGSDAVYSLAGGEKLAIDGRSSFENTAVIQLGMQHLVNGDYTISIDTAEGIFAEMQPVYLKDKQTGTITNLSQGTYTFSANAGESTGRFEIIYQSDTFLVTDSTTREELVVYRDGTSFVVKAQNTNIKDLELYDLTGRLLYKVQPNSTTAVIDSGFMVNGIYILKIDHNGRITAKKIIK